From Sceloporus undulatus isolate JIND9_A2432 ecotype Alabama chromosome 6, SceUnd_v1.1, whole genome shotgun sequence, one genomic window encodes:
- the C6H2orf42 gene encoding uncharacterized protein C2orf42 homolog isoform X2, with protein sequence MESSSLRSKVPAFLSDLGKATLRGIRKCPRCGTYNGTRGLSCKNKTCGTVFRYGTRKQTSIDAVKIITGSDLQVYSVRQRDRGPDGRCFVELGVSETTIQTVDGTILTQLSSGRCYVPSCLKATAQGVGENQCQHIKLAANCQAEATPLTLKSSILNSMQAPPETKQTIWQLATEPTGPLVQRITKNIMVVKCKASQKHSLGYLHASFAHKANHRNVMEPRFFCSCQSLKSSKAAPSKEETGQKCLHFFACICAFTSDDALAQEFADFLTCYSDDLKPAIGAPPVCPPEAVLHSGDTAVSKAKRRKKEETLGLQTNSPLLSQDLANSNLRKSGLKKPSVASLKRQVCSQGLDESQVTMSFQEWLASVTERIHQAMHYQFDAFFPQANRTHWCSTSPTLSLRPSRSGFPLGVRRSGSQIQPQLLSGKMPSPWVPFPNIHGTSPTSCRSNRFLIHFRCPWK encoded by the exons ATGGAATCTAGTTCCCTAAGGAGCAAAGTTCCAGCTTTCCTGTCGGACTTGGGGAAAGCCACTCTGAGGGGCATCAGGAAATGCCCCCGATGTGGCACCTACAACGGGACGCGTGGGCTGAGCTGCAAGAACAAGACCTGTGGCACCGTCTTCCGCTATGGCACTCGGAAGCAGACCAGCATTGATGCTGTCAAAATCATCACCGGTTCAGACCTGCAAGTCTACTCAGTGCGGCAGAGGGACCGGGGCCCAGACGGACGGTGCTTTGTAGAGTTGGGGGTTTCGGAGACCACTATCCAGACTGTTGATGGGACCATCCTGACACAGCTGAGCTCTGGACGCTGCTATGTGCCGTCGTGCCTGAAGGCGACTGCCCAAGGCGTTGGGGAGAACCAGTGCCAGCACATTAAGCTGGCAGCGAACTGCCAGGCAGAGGCCACCCCCTTAACCCTGAAAAGCTCCATCTTGAACTCGATGCAGGCCCCTCCTGAAACCAAACAAACCATCTGGCAGCTGGCCACTGAACCCACAGGCCCACTGGTCCAAAGGATCACCAAGAACATCATGGTGGTCAAGTGCAAAGCCAGCCAGAAGCACAGCCTGGGCTACCTCCATGCCTCCTTCGCCCACAAGGCCAACCACAGGAATGTGATGGAGCCACGCTTTTTCTGCTCCTGCCAGTCCTTGAAATCCAGCAAGGCCGCTCCTTCCAAGGAGGAGACGGGCCAGAAGTGCCTCCACTTCTTTGCCTGCATCTGTGCCTTCACCAGCGATGATGCTTTGGCTCAGGAGTTTGCAGATTTCCTTACCTGTTATTCTGATG ATCTGAAGCCAGCAATAGGAGCTCCGCCTGTTTGTCCTCCGGAAGCTGTTCTACACTCTGGAGACACCGCAGTCTCCAaggcaaaaaggaggaaaaaagaggaaacgTTGG GCCTGCAGACAAATAGCCCCCTCTTGTCACAAGACCTGGCAAACAGCAACCTCCGGAAAAGTGGACTGAAAAAGCCATCCGTTGCTTCGCTTAAACGGCAAG ttTGCAGCCAAGGGCTGGATGAGTCGCAGGTGACCATGTCCTTCCAGGAGTGGCTAGCCAGCGTCACTGAGCGGATCCATCAAGCTATGCATTACCAGTTTGATG CTTTCTTTCCCCAGGCAAACCGGACCCACTGGTGTTCCACATCCCCCACTCTTTCTTTGAGGCCCTCCAGAAGCGGATTTCCATTGGGAGTGCGAAGAAGCGGCTCCCAAATTCAACCACAG CTTTTGTCCGGAAAGATGCCCTCCCCCTGGGTACCTTTTCCAAATATACATGGCACATCACCAACATCTTGCAGGTCAAACAGATTTTTGATACACTTCAG ATGCCCCTGGAAATAA
- the LOC121932952 gene encoding low molecular weight neuronal intermediate filament-like: MSSSNRDPFFPSSSSLGRRALGGSPSRLPPFPSSSSSLRRGVLGGSSFRHLPAPSSSVDHLEALLSGPSPSSPSSSSRASEKAQLQGLNDRFASYIEKVHLLEQQNQQLEAEAGALRGRLLSEPSRLQGLYQQELRELRAALEALRQDGDRAALEGQRMARDLQRLRQQEALQVQRSQEAQDQLRQARRQADQDTLRRMELEKKVEALLQEITFLRNLHRQEMEELQQELQQAQVPVEIDISKPDLTAALKEIRMQYEVLSARNQQSAEEWYKSKFANFTEEAARSSDSIRQAKEEISEYRRQLQARNIEIEALRSANESLERQLQEAEERGNGEIHGLQETISQLENALRTTKGEMARHLREYQDLLNVKMALDIEIAAYRKLLEGEETRLSNVGSSSSSSSFLGFSYPFSSSPLSSLKGFSRSTVVARKEDMEDNPKEAEEEDSGDEK; encoded by the exons atgAGTTCCTCCAACCGGgaccccttcttcccctcctcttcctctttgggcCGGAGAGCCTTGGGGGGTTCTCCCTCGAGGctgcccccctttccctcctcctcctcctccctccgccGGGGGGTCCTTGGGGGCTCCTCCTTCCGCCACTTGCCTGCCCCAAGCAGCTCGGTGGACCACCTGGAGGCCCTCTTGTCTGGCCCTTCTCCATcatctccatcttcttcttctcgCGCATCGGAGAAGGCTCAGCTGCAGGGCCTGAACGACCGCTTTGCCTCCTACATCGAGAAGGTCCAtctcctggagcagcagaaccaGCAGCTGGAGGCCGAGGCTGGGGCCCTTCGGGGCCGTCTGCTGTCGGAGCCCTCCCGGCTCCAGGGCCTCTACCAGCAGGAGCTGCGGGAGCTGAGGGCCGCCCTGGAGGCCTTGAGGCAGGACGGGGACCGGGCCGCCTTGGAGGGCCAGCGCATGGCCAGGGACCTCCAGAGACTCCGCCAGCAAGAGGCCCTCCAGGTCCAACGGAGCCAGGAGGCCCAGGACCAGCTCCGCCAGGCCCGACGGCAGGCAGACCAAGACACCCTCCGGAGAATGGAGCTCGAGAAGAAGGTGGAGGCCCTCCTCCAGGAGATCACCTTCCTCAGGAACCTCCATCGCCAGGAGATGGAAGAGCTCCAGCAAGAGCTCCAACAGGCCCAG GTCCCTGTGGAGATCGACATCAGCAAGCCTGACCTGACCGCCGCCTTGAAGGAGATCCGCATGCAGTACGAGGTCCTCTCTGCCCGCAACCAGCAGTCGGCCGAGGAGTGGTACAAGTCCAAGTTTGCCAACTTCACAGAAGAGGCTGCCCGCAGCAGCGACAGCATCCGCCAGGCCAAGGAGGAGATCTCGGAGTATCGCCGCCAGCTGCAAGCCCGAAACATCGAGATCGAGGCCCTTCGCAGCGCCAACGAATCCCTGGAGAGGCAACTGCAAGAGGCTGAGGAGAGGGGCAACGGCGAGATTCACGGTCTGCAG GAGACCATCAGTCAGCTGGAAAATGCCTTGAGGACGACCAAAGGAGAGATGGCGAGGCACCTGAGGGAGTACCAAGACCTCCTGAATGTAAAGATGGCCCTGGACATTGAAATAGCAGCTTACAG AAAACTGCTGGAAGGAGAGGAGACGCGCTTGAGCAAcgttggcagcagcagcagcagcagcagcttccttGGGTTTAGCTACCCTTTCTCCTCAAGCCCTCTCTCCAGCCTGAAAGGGTTCTCCAGGAGCACAGTTGTCGCCAGGAAGGAGGACATGGAGGACAACCCAaaggaagcggaggaggaggactcCGGAGATGAGAAGTGA
- the C6H2orf42 gene encoding uncharacterized protein C2orf42 homolog isoform X1 — protein MESSSLRSKVPAFLSDLGKATLRGIRKCPRCGTYNGTRGLSCKNKTCGTVFRYGTRKQTSIDAVKIITGSDLQVYSVRQRDRGPDGRCFVELGVSETTIQTVDGTILTQLSSGRCYVPSCLKATAQGVGENQCQHIKLAANCQAEATPLTLKSSILNSMQAPPETKQTIWQLATEPTGPLVQRITKNIMVVKCKASQKHSLGYLHASFAHKANHRNVMEPRFFCSCQSLKSSKAAPSKEETGQKCLHFFACICAFTSDDALAQEFADFLTCYSDDLKPAIGAPPVCPPEAVLHSGDTAVSKAKRRKKEETLGLQTNSPLLSQDLANSNLRKSGLKKPSVASLKRQVCSQGLDESQVTMSFQEWLASVTERIHQAMHYQFDGKPDPLVFHIPHSFFEALQKRISIGSAKKRLPNSTTAFVRKDALPLGTFSKYTWHITNILQVKQIFDTLQMPLEITRSFIQNRDGTYEPFKCPKVEVESIPEAYGRLEKQPILRPLEVKTFLKVGNTSPDQKEPTPFIIEWIPDILPHSKIGELRIKFEYGHYRNGHAMDGQEQRPSLEQTLELMPLTTITFP, from the exons ATGGAATCTAGTTCCCTAAGGAGCAAAGTTCCAGCTTTCCTGTCGGACTTGGGGAAAGCCACTCTGAGGGGCATCAGGAAATGCCCCCGATGTGGCACCTACAACGGGACGCGTGGGCTGAGCTGCAAGAACAAGACCTGTGGCACCGTCTTCCGCTATGGCACTCGGAAGCAGACCAGCATTGATGCTGTCAAAATCATCACCGGTTCAGACCTGCAAGTCTACTCAGTGCGGCAGAGGGACCGGGGCCCAGACGGACGGTGCTTTGTAGAGTTGGGGGTTTCGGAGACCACTATCCAGACTGTTGATGGGACCATCCTGACACAGCTGAGCTCTGGACGCTGCTATGTGCCGTCGTGCCTGAAGGCGACTGCCCAAGGCGTTGGGGAGAACCAGTGCCAGCACATTAAGCTGGCAGCGAACTGCCAGGCAGAGGCCACCCCCTTAACCCTGAAAAGCTCCATCTTGAACTCGATGCAGGCCCCTCCTGAAACCAAACAAACCATCTGGCAGCTGGCCACTGAACCCACAGGCCCACTGGTCCAAAGGATCACCAAGAACATCATGGTGGTCAAGTGCAAAGCCAGCCAGAAGCACAGCCTGGGCTACCTCCATGCCTCCTTCGCCCACAAGGCCAACCACAGGAATGTGATGGAGCCACGCTTTTTCTGCTCCTGCCAGTCCTTGAAATCCAGCAAGGCCGCTCCTTCCAAGGAGGAGACGGGCCAGAAGTGCCTCCACTTCTTTGCCTGCATCTGTGCCTTCACCAGCGATGATGCTTTGGCTCAGGAGTTTGCAGATTTCCTTACCTGTTATTCTGATG ATCTGAAGCCAGCAATAGGAGCTCCGCCTGTTTGTCCTCCGGAAGCTGTTCTACACTCTGGAGACACCGCAGTCTCCAaggcaaaaaggaggaaaaaagaggaaacgTTGG GCCTGCAGACAAATAGCCCCCTCTTGTCACAAGACCTGGCAAACAGCAACCTCCGGAAAAGTGGACTGAAAAAGCCATCCGTTGCTTCGCTTAAACGGCAAG ttTGCAGCCAAGGGCTGGATGAGTCGCAGGTGACCATGTCCTTCCAGGAGTGGCTAGCCAGCGTCACTGAGCGGATCCATCAAGCTATGCATTACCAGTTTGATG GCAAACCGGACCCACTGGTGTTCCACATCCCCCACTCTTTCTTTGAGGCCCTCCAGAAGCGGATTTCCATTGGGAGTGCGAAGAAGCGGCTCCCAAATTCAACCACAG CTTTTGTCCGGAAAGATGCCCTCCCCCTGGGTACCTTTTCCAAATATACATGGCACATCACCAACATCTTGCAGGTCAAACAGATTTTTGATACACTTCAG ATGCCCCTGGAAATAACACGCAGCTTTATCCAGAACCGGGATGGCACCTATGAGCCTTTTAAGTGCCCCAAGGTTGAAGTCGAGAGCATACCGGAGGCCTACGGACGCCTGGAGAAGCAGCCGATTCTCCGTCCTTTGGAGGTGAAGACCTTCCTAAAAGTTG gcaacACGTCCCCCGACCAGAAGGAGCCAACGCCTTTCATCATTGAGTGGATCCCAGACATCCTCCCCCACTCCAAAATCGGAGAGCTGCGGATTAAATTTGAGTATGGCCACTACAGGAACGGTCatgccatggatggccaagagcAGCGCCCTTCCCTCGAACAGACGCTTGAGCTCATGCCGCTCACCACTATCACTTTTCCTTGA
- the LOC121932955 gene encoding 1,5-anhydro-D-fructose reductase-like, with protein MASTTFLTMPSGKTIPQLGLGTWLSPPGIVQHAIEVAVKHGYRYIDCAFFYDNEGAIGEGLQNVFKKGLVKREDLFIVSKLWNSFHEPEDVKPALLDTLKLLQLDYLDLYLMHSPMGIKNVKGDLLPQKDGKVVMSDVDYLDTWKGMEKMVDEGLTRSIGVANFNTHQLERLLTHSRIKPDVLQAERHVYQTQSKLVPFVKEKGLVFIGYSPLTSPQTPFKPGPKNGMEDPVVKEIAKKHGKTPAQILLRFNIQSGIVTIPKSQTPEHIIENTKIFDFSLTDEEMKKLASLHYGARAVPWDLLGLGHHKHYPFCKDE; from the exons ATGGCGTCCACCACGTTCCTGACCATGCCCTCCGGGAAGACGATCCCGCAGCTTGGCCTGGGCACCTGGCTG TCCCCTCCAGGAATTGTCCAGCATGCCATCGAAGTGGCCGTGAAGCACGGATACCGCTACATCGACTGCGCTTTCTTCTATGACAATGAAGGGGCGATCGGAGAGGGCCTCCAGAATGTCTTCAAAAAAGGCCTGGTCAAGAGAGAGGACCTCTTCATTGTTAGCAAG CTGTGGAACAGTTTCCATGAGCCAGAGGATGTGAAGCCTGCTCTCCTGGACACCCTGAAACTGCTGCAGCTGGATTATCTGGATCTGTACCTCATGCACTCTCCGATGGGCATCAAG AATGTCAAAGGAGATCTCCTTCCACAGAAGGATGGGAAAGTTGTCATGAGTGACGTGGATTATTTGGACACCTGGAAG GGGATGGAGAAGATGGTGGACGAAGGCCTGACAAGGAGCATCGGAGTGGCCAACTTCAACACTCACCAGCTGGAGAGGCTGCTCACTCATTCAAGAATTAAGCCGGACGTCCTCCAG GCAGAGCGTCACGTCTACCAAACCCAGAGCAAGCTGGTTCCTTTTGTCAAGGAGAAAGGGTTGGTTTTCATCGGATACAGCCCTCTGACGTCGCCCCAGACTCCTTT CAAGCCAGGTCCTAAAAACGGCATGGAGGACCCTGTGGTGAAGGAGATCGCCAAGAAGCATGGGAAAACCCCTGCTCAG ATTCTGCTCCGCTTCAATATTCAGAGTGGCATTGTCACTATTCCAAAGAGCCAAACACCTGAACACATCATTGAGAATACAAAG ATTTTTGATTTCTCCCTGACCGATGAAGAGATGAAAaagctggcatcccttcactacGGAGCGCGCGCTGTTCCCTGGGACCTCTTGGG gttgGGCCACCATAAGCACTATCCATTCTGCAAGGATGAGTGA